In Streptomyces longhuiensis, the following proteins share a genomic window:
- a CDS encoding metal-dependent hydrolase family protein, whose protein sequence is MTTGPITEATAAPTSAVPRLFHNGLLIDGRGGEPVRDGAVLVEDGLVRWAGPGAERPELPAGTRVTDVRGDAILPGFIDCHVHMAAPGGALDHAQLGAMPRSLRTFLSAPRMRQTLFAGVTTARDLGGADAGHRKAVDDGLLVGPRLLVAIAMLSPTGGHGDFRAGTDDGVTDPTMSRLADGVDDCRRAVRDLLRKGADCIKVAATGGVWSPTDQPDDDGFLEDEIRTITEIAAGHRGKRVAAHAQGRGGILNAVRGGVASVEHGYEIDDEAIDLMLERGTFLVPTLTTANTDPDPLKAASWAYAKKKHWQAVARRHIPHAIERGVRVAMGTDCGIAEHGTNLRELAYLVESGMTPMGAILAGTSEAAELLGLAHEIGTLEPGKRADLVIARGNPLTDIASLGKPENVLLVAKDGVPYKDTDGLAA, encoded by the coding sequence ATGACCACCGGACCGATCACCGAGGCCACCGCCGCTCCCACCTCCGCCGTCCCCCGCCTGTTCCACAACGGGCTGCTCATCGACGGCAGAGGCGGCGAGCCGGTGCGGGACGGTGCCGTTCTCGTCGAGGACGGACTCGTCCGGTGGGCGGGGCCCGGTGCCGAGCGGCCCGAACTCCCCGCCGGTACCCGGGTGACAGACGTCCGGGGCGACGCGATCCTGCCCGGCTTCATCGACTGCCACGTCCACATGGCGGCGCCGGGCGGAGCGCTCGACCACGCCCAACTCGGCGCGATGCCCAGGTCCCTGCGCACTTTCCTGTCGGCGCCCCGGATGCGGCAGACGCTGTTCGCCGGGGTCACCACGGCGCGCGACCTGGGCGGCGCCGACGCCGGGCACAGGAAGGCCGTCGACGACGGGCTCCTCGTCGGCCCGCGGCTGCTCGTCGCGATCGCCATGCTCAGCCCCACCGGCGGCCACGGCGACTTCCGCGCCGGAACCGACGACGGCGTCACCGACCCCACGATGAGCCGCCTCGCGGACGGCGTCGACGACTGCCGGCGCGCGGTGCGCGACCTGCTGCGCAAGGGCGCCGACTGCATCAAGGTCGCCGCGACCGGCGGCGTGTGGAGCCCCACCGACCAGCCCGACGACGACGGGTTCCTCGAGGACGAGATCCGCACGATCACCGAGATCGCCGCGGGCCACCGGGGCAAGCGGGTCGCCGCGCACGCCCAGGGCCGCGGCGGCATCCTCAACGCCGTGCGCGGCGGCGTCGCCAGCGTCGAGCACGGCTACGAGATCGACGACGAGGCCATCGACCTGATGCTGGAGCGCGGCACGTTCCTCGTGCCGACACTGACCACGGCGAACACCGACCCCGACCCGCTGAAGGCCGCGAGCTGGGCGTACGCGAAGAAGAAGCACTGGCAGGCCGTCGCGCGCCGGCACATCCCGCACGCCATCGAGCGCGGCGTGCGCGTCGCCATGGGCACGGACTGCGGCATCGCGGAGCACGGCACGAACCTGCGTGAGCTGGCGTACCTCGTCGAGTCCGGCATGACGCCGATGGGCGCGATCCTCGCGGGGACGTCCGAGGCGGCGGAGCTGCTCGGTCTGGCCCACGAGATCGGCACGCTGGAGCCCGGCAAGCGCGCCGACCTCGTCATCGCGCGCGGCAACCCGCTCACCGACATCGCCTCCCTCGGCAAGCCCGAGAACGTCCTGCTCGTGGCGAAGGACGGCGTGCCCTACAAGGACACGGACGGCCTCGCGGCCTGA
- a CDS encoding ParA family protein yields the protein MAHVHVILNQKGGVGKSTLAVNLAAVTADVLGAGTEGGQPPVVAVSIDPQGSAVWWSERVGDGLPFDFVQAHDDLAGLAALSRIPSAQHVFVDTPGWLDLAESAGEDPLGKGAAADALRAVLSNAHDVIVPIEPEPLGFQPTQRTIERVVKPRGLPYRVVINNWDPRDGKADLEQTRAFVEAQDWPLARTVVRHYKLHTRASADGLVVTQYGANRVALQAREDFFRLALEVGLAAIPAPAKRSASGTRTPAGKNAQKQDAQAATAKNTKAKSVGNAKNARNAKKVNV from the coding sequence ATGGCCCACGTGCACGTGATCCTCAATCAGAAGGGCGGCGTGGGAAAGTCCACGCTCGCCGTCAACCTCGCCGCCGTGACGGCGGACGTGCTCGGCGCGGGGACCGAGGGCGGGCAGCCGCCCGTCGTCGCCGTCTCCATCGACCCGCAGGGCTCCGCCGTGTGGTGGTCGGAGCGCGTCGGCGACGGCCTCCCCTTCGACTTCGTGCAGGCCCACGACGACCTTGCCGGGCTCGCCGCGCTCTCCCGCATCCCCTCCGCCCAGCACGTCTTCGTCGACACCCCGGGCTGGCTCGACCTCGCCGAGTCCGCCGGCGAGGACCCGCTCGGCAAGGGCGCCGCCGCGGACGCGCTGCGCGCCGTCCTGTCCAACGCCCACGACGTGATCGTGCCGATCGAGCCCGAGCCGCTCGGCTTCCAGCCCACGCAGCGCACCATCGAGCGCGTCGTGAAGCCGCGCGGCCTGCCCTACCGCGTGGTCATCAACAACTGGGACCCGCGCGACGGCAAGGCCGACCTGGAGCAGACGCGCGCCTTCGTCGAGGCCCAGGACTGGCCGCTGGCCCGCACGGTCGTACGCCACTACAAGCTGCACACGCGCGCCTCCGCGGACGGCCTCGTCGTGACCCAGTACGGCGCGAACCGGGTCGCGCTCCAGGCCCGCGAGGACTTCTTCCGCCTCGCCCTGGAGGTGGGCCTCGCCGCGATCCCGGCCCCCGCCAAACGCTCCGCGAGCGGCACCCGTACGCCTGCGGGGAAGAACGCGCAGAAGCAGGACGCGCAGGCCGCGACGGCGAAGAACACCAAGGCCAAGAGCGTCGGGAACGCCAAGAACGCCAGGAACGCCAAGAAGGTGAACGTCTGA
- a CDS encoding MFS transporter, translating to MSRVKAGHGPAAPGPGGARVAAVVGFLVFVELISGILQGMMPTLLPGLGADLKITAGDLNWVSSAQLLAAAISVPIFGRLGDLYGHRRLLRIAALCLAVGSVLVAWSPSFELLLLGRVLQGPLAALLPLEMGLVRDRLSPEGARGAIGLLVGALTFGASAGTVLAGLLSEVVTSVHGVLWIPAAATVLCVGIVFLLVPESSTRARGTVDWAGAGLLSVGLAALLLAISQGPRWGWTGGGTLGLFAVAALVLVVWVLVELRVAHPVVDIRLTVKRTLLPVYGASFLLGAALFGSQTAASLFLSSPLEKLGYGFGYGTLGIGWMMAPWGLMAFAGSATVPRLARAIGARAVLALSGAFMAAGYTVLVLAHAEPWQFVAANLVLGFGIGLALAAMPALVLDASPADRTGIATGVYNTSKTLGGSVSGAVFAAILTAITFKGTELPTESAYTTVWWCCAGVSLLVAASAALVVRARQTPADTDAAPRQPAPVS from the coding sequence ATGTCGCGTGTCAAGGCCGGTCACGGCCCCGCAGCGCCCGGTCCCGGCGGCGCCCGCGTCGCCGCGGTCGTCGGTTTCCTGGTCTTCGTCGAGCTCATCAGCGGCATCCTCCAGGGCATGATGCCGACCCTGTTGCCGGGGCTCGGCGCCGATCTGAAGATCACCGCCGGTGACCTGAACTGGGTCAGCAGCGCACAGCTCCTCGCGGCCGCCATCTCCGTGCCGATCTTCGGCCGGCTCGGCGACCTGTACGGTCACCGCCGCCTCCTGCGCATCGCCGCGCTGTGCCTCGCCGTGGGCTCCGTACTCGTCGCCTGGTCGCCGTCGTTCGAGCTGTTGCTGCTCGGCCGCGTCCTGCAGGGGCCGCTCGCCGCGCTGCTCCCGCTGGAGATGGGACTGGTCCGCGACCGGCTCAGCCCGGAGGGCGCGCGTGGCGCGATCGGTCTCCTCGTCGGCGCGCTCACCTTCGGCGCGAGCGCGGGAACGGTCCTGGCCGGCCTGCTCAGCGAGGTCGTCACGAGCGTCCACGGCGTCCTGTGGATCCCGGCCGCCGCGACCGTGCTCTGCGTCGGCATCGTCTTCCTCCTCGTCCCCGAGTCGAGCACCCGCGCCCGCGGCACCGTCGACTGGGCGGGCGCCGGGCTGCTCAGCGTGGGCCTCGCCGCCCTGCTGCTCGCCATCTCGCAGGGCCCGCGCTGGGGCTGGACCGGCGGCGGCACGCTCGGCCTGTTCGCCGTCGCCGCGCTCGTCCTCGTCGTGTGGGTCCTCGTCGAACTCCGCGTGGCGCACCCCGTCGTGGACATCCGCCTCACCGTGAAGCGCACCCTGCTGCCGGTGTACGGGGCGAGCTTCCTGCTCGGCGCCGCGCTGTTCGGCTCGCAGACCGCCGCGTCCCTGTTCCTGTCCAGCCCGCTGGAGAAGCTCGGCTACGGCTTCGGCTACGGGACCCTCGGCATCGGCTGGATGATGGCGCCCTGGGGCCTGATGGCCTTCGCGGGCTCGGCGACCGTGCCCCGGCTCGCCCGGGCGATCGGGGCGCGTGCCGTCCTCGCCCTGAGCGGCGCGTTCATGGCGGCCGGCTATACGGTGCTGGTCCTCGCGCACGCCGAGCCGTGGCAGTTCGTCGCCGCGAACCTCGTCCTCGGCTTCGGCATCGGGCTCGCCCTGGCCGCCATGCCCGCCCTGGTCCTGGACGCCAGCCCCGCCGACCGCACCGGCATCGCGACCGGTGTCTACAACACCTCCAAGACCCTCGGCGGCAGCGTCTCCGGCGCCGTGTTCGCCGCGATCCTCACGGCGATCACCTTCAAGGGCACCGAGCTACCGACCGAGTCCGCCTACACGACCGTGTGGTGGTGCTGCGCCGGGGTCTCGCTGCTCGTCGCCGCCTCGGCCGCCCTGGTCGTACGGGCCCGGCAGACCCCCGCCGACACGGACGCCGCACCGCGGCAGCCGGCCCCGGTCTCCTGA
- a CDS encoding DUF6401 family natural product biosynthesis protein, which produces MSPLARISTSYTPRFAEFAFEPGFTAAVDQHVAELRDKLEAGGGALQPQAPDREVLSDYALGFLDALAENGWREPVGHDYAVCRLTAISWLVRRHDLA; this is translated from the coding sequence ATGTCTCCCCTGGCCCGCATCAGCACCTCGTACACCCCGCGCTTCGCGGAGTTCGCGTTCGAGCCCGGCTTCACGGCCGCCGTCGACCAGCATGTCGCCGAGCTGCGGGACAAGCTGGAGGCGGGCGGGGGCGCGCTTCAGCCGCAGGCCCCCGACCGGGAGGTCCTCTCGGACTACGCGCTCGGATTCCTCGACGCCCTCGCGGAGAACGGCTGGCGCGAGCCCGTCGGGCACGACTACGCGGTGTGCCGCCTCACCGCCATCAGCTGGCTGGTGAGACGGCACGATCTCGCATGA
- a CDS encoding DUF4389 domain-containing protein — protein MEPHYGTVPLIPGAEALPELDIPQPGRQNRLSVLVRLLLLLPHFVVLAVLSVVTLLAVVAGWFAALLLGRLPAPVERYLAGFLGYDTRVNASAMLLTGRYPPFEFGDPMGYPVRMRVQQSVRLNRLAVLFRLLMVIPAALVEVVATAGWWVVSAPAWLVVLLLGRMPLPLFEATAAVLRYRMRLGAYVLLLTPAYPKRLFGDQSAPDAVVGTIAGPSATRPLFLGTGAKVLVGAFLVLGLVGGAVNSSRYGADGSAAVQASLPGF, from the coding sequence ATGGAACCCCACTACGGCACGGTCCCGCTGATTCCGGGCGCCGAGGCCCTGCCCGAGTTGGACATCCCGCAGCCGGGGCGGCAGAACCGGCTCTCCGTGCTGGTGCGGCTCCTGCTGCTCCTGCCGCACTTCGTCGTGCTGGCCGTGCTGTCGGTGGTGACGCTCCTCGCGGTGGTCGCCGGCTGGTTCGCGGCGCTGCTGCTCGGGCGGCTGCCCGCTCCGGTCGAGCGGTATCTGGCGGGGTTCCTCGGCTACGACACCCGCGTGAACGCCTCGGCGATGCTCCTGACCGGCCGCTATCCGCCCTTCGAGTTCGGCGACCCGATGGGTTACCCGGTGCGGATGCGCGTACAGCAGTCCGTGCGCCTCAACCGGCTGGCCGTGCTGTTCCGGCTGCTCATGGTGATCCCCGCGGCGCTCGTCGAGGTGGTCGCCACCGCAGGCTGGTGGGTCGTCTCCGCGCCGGCGTGGCTCGTCGTGCTGCTCCTCGGCCGGATGCCGCTGCCGCTGTTCGAGGCGACGGCGGCGGTCCTGCGCTACCGGATGCGGCTCGGCGCGTACGTGCTGCTGCTGACCCCCGCGTACCCGAAGCGGCTCTTCGGCGACCAGTCGGCGCCGGACGCCGTCGTCGGCACCATCGCCGGCCCGTCCGCGACGCGGCCGCTGTTCCTGGGGACGGGGGCGAAGGTGCTGGTCGGAGCGTTCCTGGTGCTCGGTCTCGTCGGCGGGGCGGTGAACAGCTCCCGCTACGGCGCGGACGGCTCCGCCGCCGTACAGGCCTCGCTGCCCGGCTTCTGA
- a CDS encoding amidase codes for MEQSFETLSGAVHALRTGAAGSRELVTAALADADALDPLLGVFVTRFPEQALAAAREADALPAGERGPLHGVPLAVKDNFAAAEGPVTAQSPAHDPGLWRGLDALAVTRLRSAGAVVIGKTTMAEYAMGRPDPAHSFPVPRNPWDVERWTGGSSTGNGAGIAAGIFLGALGTDTSGSVRLPAALCGATGLKPTQGLVPLDRCLPLSPSQDVAGPMGVSAADCGLLLSALTGRSYVPGETGETGEIGESGVRGLRIGVPYGLVDAPGVTGACRSAFVEALRVLAELGAETREFELPEFPSLLAVNATVMLGEAFAAHGARLAARWELHGRAFRRLAAAGAALGPGLVDRARLTGKALTAGLLERMDGPGGVDVIATPTWPAGARPYHQEVAPGDELNLTAPWNATGFPALALPMGADEAGLPLSLQLVARPYAERTLLGAGAAYQRATAWHLRRATPDPATRPRPLPEPPPAEGARETADDLVTAALTAAGLTPDPADLTAVRATAHALLKSAHELAQAHPEPV; via the coding sequence ATGGAACAATCGTTCGAAACTTTGAGTGGTGCGGTGCACGCCCTGCGCACCGGCGCCGCCGGCAGCCGTGAGCTCGTCACCGCGGCGCTCGCCGACGCCGACGCGCTCGACCCGCTGCTCGGCGTCTTCGTCACCCGCTTCCCCGAGCAGGCCCTCGCCGCGGCGCGGGAGGCGGACGCGCTGCCGGCCGGTGAGCGTGGTCCCCTGCACGGCGTGCCCCTGGCCGTGAAGGACAACTTCGCCGCCGCCGAGGGCCCGGTCACCGCGCAGAGCCCGGCCCACGACCCCGGTCTGTGGCGCGGGCTCGACGCCCTTGCCGTGACGCGCCTGCGCTCGGCGGGAGCCGTCGTCATCGGCAAGACGACCATGGCCGAGTACGCGATGGGCCGCCCCGACCCGGCGCACTCCTTCCCCGTGCCGCGCAACCCGTGGGACGTGGAGCGCTGGACCGGCGGCTCCAGCACGGGCAACGGCGCCGGGATCGCCGCGGGGATCTTCCTCGGCGCGCTCGGCACGGACACCTCCGGCAGCGTGCGGCTGCCCGCCGCCCTGTGCGGCGCGACGGGCCTCAAGCCCACCCAAGGCCTCGTCCCCCTCGACCGCTGCCTCCCGCTCAGCCCGTCGCAGGACGTGGCGGGCCCGATGGGGGTCTCCGCCGCCGACTGCGGCCTGCTGCTGTCCGCGCTGACCGGACGCTCATACGTACCTGGCGAGACCGGCGAGACCGGCGAGATCGGCGAGTCCGGCGTACGGGGGCTGCGCATCGGTGTCCCGTACGGCCTCGTGGACGCGCCCGGAGTCACCGGCGCCTGCCGTTCCGCCTTCGTCGAAGCGCTCCGCGTGCTCGCCGAACTGGGGGCGGAGACAAGGGAGTTCGAGCTCCCCGAGTTCCCGTCGCTGCTCGCCGTCAACGCGACCGTCATGCTCGGCGAGGCCTTCGCCGCCCACGGGGCGCGGCTCGCCGCGCGCTGGGAGCTGCACGGGCGGGCCTTCCGCCGCCTCGCCGCGGCCGGTGCCGCGCTCGGACCGGGGCTCGTCGACCGGGCCCGCCTCACCGGAAAGGCGCTCACCGCCGGTCTCCTGGAGCGAATGGACGGCCCCGGCGGCGTGGACGTCATCGCGACGCCGACCTGGCCGGCCGGCGCCCGCCCCTACCACCAGGAGGTGGCGCCCGGCGACGAGCTGAACCTCACCGCGCCCTGGAACGCGACCGGATTCCCCGCGCTCGCGCTGCCCATGGGTGCGGACGAGGCGGGCCTGCCCCTGTCGCTCCAGCTCGTGGCCCGCCCGTACGCCGAGCGCACGCTGCTCGGGGCGGGCGCGGCCTACCAGCGGGCGACCGCCTGGCACCTGCGCCGCGCGACCCCCGACCCGGCCACCCGCCCCCGCCCCCTGCCGGAACCGCCTCCCGCCGAGGGAGCGCGGGAGACGGCCGACGACCTCGTGACCGCCGCGCTCACCGCCGCGGGACTCACCCCCGACCCCGCGGACCTGACGGCGGTACGGGCCACGGCGCACGCCCTCCTCAAGTCCGCCCACGAACTGGCCCAGGCCCACCCCGAGCCCGTCTGA
- a CDS encoding mechanosensitive ion channel family protein, with amino-acid sequence MRQLTDTTPLAVDFTGGLNDAWSKIAQFVPKLVGFVIVLAIGWFLSKLIARVLDRVLRRVGSERLAERAGAARMLEGSKYDMTAIVCKVVYYALLLITLQIALGVFGPNPVSDMINGIVAWLPRAIVAIVLVVIAMAIANVVRDIVTNSLSAVSYGKTIGTIVWACIVALGVIAALGQAGIATAVTQPVLIAALAAGVGVIVVGVGGGLIVPMRQRWERMLNSAEQETARARGGISAYQAGREDALTNQPVQERERTDDM; translated from the coding sequence ATGCGCCAGCTCACCGACACCACCCCACTCGCCGTGGACTTCACAGGGGGCCTCAACGACGCCTGGTCGAAGATCGCCCAGTTCGTGCCGAAGCTCGTGGGCTTCGTGATCGTACTGGCCATCGGCTGGTTCCTCTCGAAGCTGATAGCCCGGGTGCTCGACAGAGTCCTGCGCCGGGTCGGCTCGGAGAGACTCGCCGAGCGCGCCGGCGCGGCCCGCATGCTCGAGGGCTCCAAGTACGACATGACGGCGATCGTCTGCAAGGTCGTGTACTACGCGCTGCTGCTGATCACCCTGCAGATCGCACTCGGCGTCTTCGGCCCGAACCCCGTCAGCGACATGATCAACGGCATCGTCGCCTGGCTGCCGCGCGCCATCGTCGCGATCGTCCTGGTCGTCATCGCCATGGCCATCGCCAACGTTGTGCGCGACATCGTCACCAACTCCCTGTCGGCGGTCTCGTACGGCAAGACCATCGGCACGATCGTGTGGGCCTGCATCGTCGCGCTCGGTGTGATCGCGGCGCTCGGCCAGGCGGGGATCGCCACGGCGGTCACCCAGCCGGTCCTGATCGCGGCGCTCGCCGCCGGTGTCGGCGTCATCGTCGTCGGGGTGGGCGGCGGTCTCATCGTCCCGATGCGGCAGCGCTGGGAGCGCATGCTGAACAGCGCGGAGCAGGAGACCGCGAGGGCTCGCGGCGGCATCTCCGCCTACCAGGCGGGCCGCGAGGACGCGCTGACGAACCAGCCCGTCCAGGAGCGCGAGCGCACCGACGACATGTGA
- a CDS encoding ParB/RepB/Spo0J family partition protein: MGRRTDLSSLLSSGAAAPATAPEAAGEGTRPVARDAAHPVTVALADLAENPDNPRHELRDLDGLAETVRERGVLQALGVVPRAVFLTAHPHHEEAVGRAPYVVLHGHRRLAAARMAGLDEVPVLVREDASRTDEDALIENVQRDDLTELEQAQAIQGLIKSYGYSQRQVAARIGKTQGFVSQRLSLMKLREDLQEALADGRVSVEDARRIARLPQEEQTLPGDTGTPPPTVPKARRDYGVIKIDSRGTPEEVVESLRRHLAPAALDRILELLAR, encoded by the coding sequence ATGGGGCGCCGTACCGATCTGTCCTCCCTGCTGTCCTCCGGGGCCGCGGCCCCGGCCACGGCCCCGGAAGCGGCCGGCGAAGGCACCCGGCCCGTCGCTCGCGACGCCGCGCACCCCGTCACCGTCGCGCTCGCCGACCTCGCCGAGAACCCCGACAACCCGCGACACGAGCTGCGCGACCTGGACGGGCTCGCCGAGACGGTGCGCGAGCGCGGGGTGCTCCAGGCGCTCGGGGTGGTCCCCCGCGCCGTGTTCCTCACGGCGCACCCGCACCACGAGGAGGCCGTGGGCCGGGCCCCGTACGTCGTCCTGCACGGCCACCGGCGACTCGCCGCGGCCCGGATGGCGGGCCTGGACGAGGTGCCCGTCCTGGTGCGCGAGGACGCGTCCCGCACCGACGAGGACGCCCTGATCGAGAACGTCCAGCGCGACGACCTCACCGAGCTGGAGCAGGCCCAGGCCATCCAGGGCCTCATCAAGAGCTACGGCTACTCGCAGCGCCAGGTCGCCGCCCGGATCGGCAAGACACAGGGCTTCGTCTCCCAGCGCCTGTCCCTGATGAAGCTGCGCGAGGACCTCCAGGAGGCGCTGGCCGACGGACGCGTCTCGGTCGAGGACGCCCGCCGCATCGCCCGCCTCCCCCAGGAGGAGCAGACGCTCCCCGGCGACACCGGCACACCCCCGCCGACCGTGCCGAAGGCCCGGCGTGATTACGGCGTAATCAAAATCGACAGCCGGGGCACCCCGGAAGAGGTCGTCGAGTCCCTCCGCCGCCATCTCGCCCCCGCGGCCCTCGACCGGATCCTGGAACTCCTCGCCCGCTGA
- a CDS encoding IclR family transcriptional regulator domain-containing protein, translated as MSTGPVPTLDPGVAAPAEAVAPLMRGIDVLRGLTDAGGTLSLSELARATGLARSTVDRICATLAHMGCLRLDGRDATLAPPLMAVGNAYLGALRLPALLGPRADRLADELDESVSLAVPDGDGIRFIHQATRRRAMSLSFRIGDLLPAERTAPGPLFAGAWDEDQWERWRARRAADPEDRAFPAVPPLQEAEKEPFEERVARAGAAGWALDDQLIEPGLVALAVPVRGPGGDVACVVSVVSHTSRHTAASLREAMLGRLRNAVTEMEKALRRPVPDAPAPTDPDATGPDAAWAAEAKQRLGRDFVESLARGLAVLTVFGPGRAELNLTDIAAATGLARATARRALITLEHLGYVASRGRGFRLTPRVLALGFPPLSHLTLAEIATPHMRALSAQLHDSVSLTVLDGDDIRYTARVATSRVMSVNISVGTRFPAFATSMGRVLLAGLAPAERAAFLARADLAPLTPRTVTGADRLGALLDDVRHRGHALVDGELEEGLRSVAVPVRDLAGQVVAAVNVATHSSRRDLARVTDEVLPALLAASSRIEADLHVAGRFARIPAA; from the coding sequence ATGTCCACTGGACCGGTTCCCACCCTCGACCCCGGCGTCGCGGCGCCCGCGGAGGCCGTCGCGCCGCTGATGCGCGGCATCGACGTGCTGCGCGGGCTCACCGACGCCGGCGGCACGCTGAGCCTGAGCGAGCTCGCGCGGGCGACCGGCCTCGCCCGGTCCACGGTCGACCGGATCTGCGCGACCCTCGCGCACATGGGGTGCCTGCGCCTCGACGGGCGCGACGCCACGCTCGCGCCGCCGCTGATGGCCGTGGGCAACGCCTATCTGGGCGCTCTGCGGCTGCCCGCGCTGCTCGGCCCGCGCGCCGATCGGCTCGCGGACGAGCTCGACGAATCGGTCTCCCTCGCGGTCCCCGACGGGGACGGGATCCGCTTCATCCACCAGGCGACCCGGCGCCGCGCCATGTCGCTGAGCTTCCGCATCGGCGATCTGCTGCCCGCCGAACGCACCGCGCCGGGACCGCTGTTCGCGGGTGCGTGGGACGAGGACCAGTGGGAGAGGTGGCGGGCGCGCCGGGCCGCGGATCCCGAGGACCGCGCGTTCCCCGCGGTACCGCCCCTTCAGGAGGCCGAGAAGGAGCCGTTCGAGGAGCGCGTGGCGCGCGCCGGAGCCGCGGGCTGGGCCCTCGACGACCAGCTCATCGAGCCCGGCCTCGTCGCGCTCGCCGTGCCCGTGCGCGGCCCCGGGGGTGACGTCGCGTGCGTGGTCAGCGTCGTCAGCCACACCAGCCGGCACACCGCCGCGTCGCTGCGCGAAGCGATGCTGGGGCGGCTTCGGAACGCCGTCACGGAGATGGAGAAGGCGCTGCGAAGGCCCGTGCCGGACGCCCCCGCGCCGACGGATCCGGACGCGACGGGACCGGACGCCGCGTGGGCCGCCGAGGCCAAGCAGCGGCTCGGCCGGGACTTCGTCGAGTCGCTGGCGCGCGGCCTCGCCGTGCTGACCGTCTTCGGGCCCGGGCGGGCCGAGCTGAACCTCACCGACATCGCCGCGGCGACGGGTCTGGCGCGGGCCACCGCGCGCCGCGCACTGATCACCCTGGAGCACCTCGGATACGTCGCCTCGCGCGGCCGGGGCTTCCGGCTCACGCCCCGCGTCCTCGCCCTCGGCTTCCCGCCCCTGTCCCACCTGACGCTGGCCGAGATCGCCACGCCCCACATGCGGGCTCTCTCCGCCCAGCTGCACGACTCGGTGTCCCTGACCGTGCTCGACGGCGACGACATCCGGTACACGGCACGCGTCGCGACGAGCCGTGTGATGAGCGTGAACATCTCGGTCGGGACCCGCTTCCCCGCCTTCGCCACGTCCATGGGGCGGGTCCTGCTCGCGGGGCTCGCCCCGGCCGAGCGTGCCGCGTTCCTCGCCCGCGCCGACCTGGCCCCGCTCACCCCGCGCACCGTCACCGGCGCCGACCGGCTCGGCGCGCTCCTGGACGACGTACGGCACCGGGGCCACGCGCTCGTGGACGGGGAGCTGGAGGAAGGGCTGCGCTCCGTCGCCGTGCCGGTGCGCGACCTCGCCGGGCAGGTCGTCGCCGCGGTGAACGTGGCCACGCACAGCAGCCGCCGCGACCTGGCCCGGGTCACGGACGAGGTGCTTCCCGCGCTGCTCGCCGCGTCCTCGCGCATCGAGGCCGATCTGCACGTCGCCGGGCGGTTCGCCCGCATCCCCGCGGCATAG
- a CDS encoding Lrp/AsnC family transcriptional regulator gives MAETPTRTSARTPGHLDELDLALVNALQIDPRAPWTKLAAALDVDAATVARRWERLRSAGLAWVTAYAYDVGGGALVEVDCAPGQDAAVAAALSADPKVVTVEHTAGGRDLLVTVMTPDFSALSAYIVDTLGAVPGVTSSRAHLITRSYTEGSIWRLRSLTRTQQEALAASRRSAGGAAPYLADHRALVTALGEDGRLPVGELAARLGVSVNTASRRLGRLLDSGRLVLRCDLARSLSGSPVSVTFFGSVPPEHLDSTARELAKLPEIRLCVGTAGPQNLIATVWVASLLDAQLLEVKLAGKLPHLRIADRAVALRAVKLMGRLLDAEGRAVGYEQVDVWA, from the coding sequence ATGGCCGAAACACCCACCCGTACCTCCGCCCGCACCCCCGGGCATCTCGACGAGCTCGACCTCGCCCTGGTCAACGCCCTGCAGATCGACCCCCGGGCCCCTTGGACCAAGCTCGCCGCCGCCCTCGACGTGGACGCGGCCACCGTCGCCCGGCGCTGGGAGCGGCTGCGCTCGGCGGGCCTCGCCTGGGTCACCGCGTACGCGTACGACGTCGGCGGCGGCGCACTCGTCGAGGTCGACTGCGCGCCCGGCCAGGACGCGGCCGTCGCCGCCGCCCTGTCCGCCGACCCGAAGGTCGTCACCGTCGAGCACACGGCGGGCGGCCGCGACCTCCTCGTCACCGTCATGACACCCGACTTCAGCGCCCTGTCCGCGTACATCGTCGACACGCTGGGCGCCGTGCCCGGCGTCACGTCGTCGCGCGCGCACCTCATCACCCGCAGCTACACCGAGGGCAGCATCTGGCGTCTGCGCAGCCTCACCCGCACCCAGCAGGAGGCCCTCGCCGCGTCCCGCCGCTCCGCGGGCGGCGCCGCCCCGTACCTGGCGGACCACCGCGCCCTGGTGACCGCGCTCGGCGAGGACGGGCGCCTACCCGTCGGGGAACTCGCCGCGCGCCTCGGCGTCAGCGTCAACACCGCGAGCCGGCGCCTGGGCCGGCTCCTCGACTCGGGCCGCCTCGTCCTGCGCTGCGACCTGGCCCGCTCCCTGTCCGGCTCCCCCGTATCGGTCACCTTCTTCGGGTCCGTCCCGCCCGAGCATCTCGACTCCACCGCACGGGAGTTGGCGAAGCTCCCGGAGATCCGGCTCTGCGTGGGGACCGCGGGGCCACAGAACCTGATCGCCACGGTCTGGGTCGCGTCCCTGCTCGACGCACAGCTCCTGGAGGTCAAACTCGCCGGGAAACTCCCCCACCTGCGCATCGCCGACCGGGCCGTCGCCCTGCGCGCGGTGAAGCTGATGGGGCGGCTCCTGGACGCCGAGGGGCGGGCCGTGGGGTACGAGCAGGTGGATGTCTGGGCGTAA